The following proteins are co-located in the Candidatus Cloacimonas sp. genome:
- a CDS encoding SPFH domain-containing protein yields MTYLYVVIVFAILILAFISRGLIIVRQASVVIVERLGKYFRTLDSGIHIIIPIFDKTRPIHWRYNKSDFRGNVVVVNKVEDRIDLRENVYDFPRQNVITSDNVSININALLYFQITDPYKAVYEIGNLPEAIEKLTQTSLRNVIGELSLQETLTSRDAINGKLRDILDEATDKWGVKVNRVEMQEILPPEEIRTAMEKEMRAERDKRAKILQADGEREYQIRVADGEKQARIARAEGESQAKKLVAEGERQAIISIAEAVKNTGTDPAQFQIALRYIEAFKEIVKQGDKTVVLPYESSALLGSIKTMGEIFPKA; encoded by the coding sequence ATGACCTATTTATATGTCGTAATCGTATTCGCTATCTTGATTCTTGCTTTTATTTCTCGCGGACTGATAATTGTGCGTCAAGCAAGTGTAGTAATTGTAGAACGCTTAGGAAAATATTTTCGGACTTTGGATTCCGGAATTCACATCATTATTCCCATTTTTGATAAAACCCGTCCCATTCATTGGCGTTATAACAAAAGTGACTTCCGCGGAAATGTTGTTGTTGTAAATAAAGTAGAGGATAGAATTGACCTTAGGGAAAATGTATATGATTTCCCCCGCCAAAATGTGATCACCAGTGACAATGTTTCCATCAATATCAATGCTTTGCTTTATTTTCAAATAACCGATCCTTATAAAGCTGTTTATGAAATAGGCAATTTACCCGAGGCAATTGAAAAACTTACTCAGACCTCCCTCAGAAATGTAATTGGGGAATTATCTTTGCAGGAAACCCTCACTTCCCGCGATGCCATCAATGGAAAATTGCGTGATATTTTAGACGAAGCCACCGATAAATGGGGAGTAAAAGTAAACCGAGTGGAAATGCAAGAAATTTTACCTCCGGAAGAAATCCGCACCGCTATGGAAAAAGAAATGCGCGCCGAACGCGATAAACGCGCCAAAATCTTACAAGCAGATGGGGAACGCGAATATCAAATTCGGGTTGCAGACGGAGAAAAACAAGCTCGCATAGCGCGTGCAGAGGGTGAATCACAGGCAAAAAAATTGGTCGCCGAAGGTGAAAGACAAGCCATTATTTCCATCGCCGAAGCCGTAAAAAATACAGGAACCGACCCAGCTCAATTTCAGATTGCTCTTAGATATATTGAAGCATTCAAAGAGATTGTCAAACAAGGAGATAAAACAGTTGTTTTACCCTATGAATCATCGGCTCTTTTGGGTAGCATAAAAACTATGGGAGAAATTTTCCCAAAAGCATAA
- a CDS encoding DUF975 family protein produces MLTYTEIRSNAREFLRGKWNNPCALIILILGLISCGISIVPYLGSVISLLITGPFALGLSIVFLKLVRGEEVNVELMFEGFKDFTRSFIAGVLVYIYIGLWCLLLIIPGIIASYAYSMTFFILADNHNLTANEAIKASKELMQGHKTELFMLDLSFIGWILLGLLSCGIGFLWIGSYIYTARAIFYHEIKGEAIAEPVADVAFEEVVNEPLKEE; encoded by the coding sequence ATGCTAACCTATACTGAAATTCGTAGTAATGCAAGAGAATTTTTACGCGGGAAATGGAACAATCCCTGTGCATTGATTATTCTTATTTTAGGCCTGATTAGTTGTGGAATTTCTATTGTTCCTTATCTTGGTTCAGTTATCTCTTTGCTTATTACAGGTCCTTTTGCTTTGGGACTTTCCATTGTATTTTTAAAACTGGTTAGAGGTGAAGAGGTGAATGTGGAATTGATGTTTGAGGGCTTTAAGGATTTTACCCGTAGTTTTATTGCGGGTGTATTAGTTTACATTTATATCGGCCTCTGGTGTTTGCTGTTAATTATTCCTGGAATCATTGCTTCGTATGCCTATTCAATGACTTTTTTCATTCTGGCTGATAATCATAATTTAACTGCCAATGAAGCAATTAAAGCCAGTAAAGAATTGATGCAAGGCCATAAAACGGAGCTCTTTATGCTGGATCTTTCTTTTATCGGTTGGATTTTACTGGGATTATTATCTTGCGGAATCGGTTTTTTGTGGATAGGCAGTTACATTTACACAGCCAGGGCAATTTTCTATCATGAAATCAAAGGTGAAGCAATCGCTGAACCAGTTGCTGATGTTGCTTTTGAAGAAGTAGTCAATGAACCGCTAAAGGAAGAATAA